From the Alkalibacter rhizosphaerae genome, one window contains:
- a CDS encoding heavy metal translocating P-type ATPase, with protein sequence MLEFILDGLNCTSCAAKIEDHANRMDSVKSATVHFVNSSLLVEARESVDQQVLVQQIKDLVKRYEPDVTVWLKGEEPEGYQAGEIQCVGCEDENRPPEGREKKSLVSYLLSQHRLWAGIAAYALAIAFDQRMEYSLVLYLVAYFLIGYHVIYTAIRNIFRGEVFDENFLMVIATIGAFFLRENIEAVAVMLFYQVGEVFQDYAVDSSRKSIKDLVDLKASFANKLLDGDWVQVKPEALATGDRILVKPGEKVPVDGVIRSGRSLLDTAALTGESVPRELSVDDPVLGGYINTNASLQVEVTSTYEDSAVAKILHLIENASGKKSNTEKFITRFARYYTPAVVFMAAALSVIPPLVTGDPFSQWLQRGLIFLVISCPCALVISIPLGYFGGIGAASRAGILIKGSQYLEALKNMDTVVFDKTGTLTKGVFRVVKVTAAEGVDEEEVLRYGSIGESQSNHPIASSIRNKYPLEVLTQEIRSHEEIGGKGVRVQYRDQEILAGNRKLMEDHELEILTADDIGTVVHVAVDGRYLGYILIADEIKDSAAGLMDALKNLGVKRTILLTGDHENIARHVADQLHMDEYRSELLPQDKVAVFETLKEEKKDKKTIGFVGDGINDAPVLAMADIGISMGSLGSDAAVEASDIVIMQDDPAKIADGIRIAKYTNKIVVQNIVFALGVKALVMGLGALGQANMWAAVFADVGVALIAVLNVSRIFYTSKKANKA encoded by the coding sequence ATGTTGGAATTTATTTTAGACGGACTCAACTGCACGTCCTGTGCAGCAAAAATCGAAGATCACGCAAACAGGATGGACTCGGTGAAGTCGGCCACCGTCCATTTCGTCAACAGCTCTCTTTTGGTGGAAGCCCGGGAGTCGGTGGACCAGCAGGTCCTGGTCCAGCAGATCAAGGACCTGGTGAAACGCTACGAGCCGGATGTGACCGTATGGCTCAAGGGGGAGGAACCGGAGGGCTACCAGGCCGGGGAGATCCAGTGCGTGGGCTGTGAAGACGAAAACCGGCCACCAGAGGGAAGAGAGAAAAAATCCCTTGTCTCTTATTTGCTCTCCCAGCATCGCCTGTGGGCGGGGATCGCCGCATACGCCCTGGCCATTGCTTTCGACCAACGAATGGAATATTCTCTGGTCTTGTATCTGGTCGCCTACTTTTTGATCGGTTATCATGTCATTTATACGGCCATACGAAATATTTTTCGGGGGGAAGTCTTTGATGAAAACTTTCTCATGGTCATCGCCACCATCGGCGCCTTTTTCCTGAGAGAAAACATCGAAGCCGTGGCGGTCATGCTTTTTTATCAGGTGGGGGAAGTGTTCCAGGACTACGCCGTGGACAGTTCCAGAAAATCCATCAAGGATCTGGTGGATCTGAAAGCTTCCTTTGCCAACAAGTTGCTGGACGGAGATTGGGTCCAGGTCAAGCCGGAGGCCTTGGCAACGGGAGACCGGATCCTGGTCAAGCCGGGAGAAAAAGTGCCGGTGGACGGGGTCATTCGGTCGGGGAGATCCCTTTTGGATACGGCAGCCCTGACAGGGGAATCGGTGCCCAGGGAATTGAGCGTGGACGATCCTGTTTTGGGCGGCTACATCAACACCAATGCCTCCCTTCAGGTGGAAGTGACCAGTACCTATGAAGATTCTGCCGTGGCAAAGATCCTCCACCTTATCGAAAACGCCAGCGGCAAGAAATCCAATACGGAAAAGTTCATCACCCGGTTTGCCCGGTATTATACTCCGGCGGTGGTTTTCATGGCGGCGGCTTTATCCGTGATCCCGCCCCTTGTCACCGGGGATCCCTTTTCCCAATGGCTCCAGCGGGGCCTGATCTTTCTGGTCATCTCCTGTCCTTGTGCCTTGGTCATATCCATCCCCCTGGGATACTTCGGCGGCATTGGCGCCGCATCCCGGGCCGGCATCCTCATTAAAGGAAGCCAGTACCTGGAAGCCCTGAAAAACATGGATACAGTAGTTTTTGACAAGACGGGGACCTTGACCAAGGGTGTTTTCCGTGTCGTCAAGGTGACGGCAGCAGAGGGAGTGGACGAGGAGGAGGTCCTCCGCTACGGTTCCATTGGGGAAAGCCAGTCCAACCACCCCATCGCATCCTCCATTCGAAACAAGTATCCCCTGGAAGTGTTGACCCAGGAGATTCGATCCCATGAGGAGATTGGCGGAAAAGGGGTCCGTGTCCAATACAGGGATCAGGAGATCCTGGCAGGAAACCGAAAGCTGATGGAGGATCATGAATTGGAGATCCTGACCGCCGACGATATCGGCACCGTGGTCCATGTGGCCGTGGATGGAAGGTACCTGGGCTATATCCTCATTGCCGACGAGATCAAGGACAGCGCAGCAGGATTGATGGATGCCCTCAAAAACCTGGGCGTGAAGCGGACCATCCTTCTTACGGGAGATCACGAAAACATAGCCCGTCACGTGGCCGACCAACTTCACATGGACGAGTACCGATCGGAACTTCTTCCCCAGGACAAGGTGGCCGTGTTTGAAACGCTGAAAGAGGAGAAGAAGGACAAAAAGACCATTGGGTTTGTGGGGGACGGCATCAACGACGCACCGGTGCTTGCCATGGCGGACATCGGCATCTCCATGGGATCCCTGGGATCGGATGCGGCGGTAGAAGCCAGCGACATCGTGATCATGCAGGACGATCCTGCCAAGATCGCAGACGGCATTCGCATCGCAAAATACACCAACAAGATCGTCGTACAAAACATCGTCTTTGCCCTGGGGGTAAAAGCCCTGGTCATGGGACTGGGCGCCCTGGGACAGGCCAACATGTGGGCGGCAGTCTTTGCCGACGTAGGAGTGGCCCTCATTGCCGTATTGAACGTCAGCAGAATATTTTATACCTCAAAGAAAGCAAATAAGGCTTGA
- a CDS encoding ArsR/SmtB family transcription factor, with translation MEAYNDEMIKEISEFFKVFGDPTRMKILTILLHGKELCVNCITDQLEVTQSAISHQLRLLKASGLVKSRRDGKNMYYSLDDEHIASILEIAYKHVEHKR, from the coding sequence ATGGAAGCCTACAACGATGAAATGATCAAGGAAATATCGGAGTTTTTCAAAGTTTTTGGGGATCCCACCCGAATGAAGATCCTGACGATCCTGCTCCATGGCAAGGAGCTTTGCGTCAATTGCATCACGGACCAGCTGGAAGTGACCCAGTCGGCCATCAGCCACCAGTTGCGCCTCCTCAAGGCCAGCGGGCTGGTCAAGTCCCGACGGGACGGAAAAAACATGTACTATTCCCTGGATGATGAACACATCGCGTCCATCTTGGAGATCGCATACAAACACGTCGAACATAAAAGGTAG
- a CDS encoding uracil-DNA glycosylase codes for MAPTFHNDWKELLKDRFQTESYLQLRTALKKEYAAHRVFPPMDLIFHALELTAYKDTKVLILGQDPYHGENQAHGLCFSVNPTVDIPPSLRNIYTELESDLGCNRPNHGFLEKWARQGVLMLNAVLTVRAGQAASHRNIGWQAFTDHIIHLLNQKEEPMVFILWGRYAQSKKEAITNPRHLILESPHPSPLSASRGFFGSRPFSKTNQFLKDNGMEPIDWQIEPVVEL; via the coding sequence ATGGCACCCACTTTTCACAACGACTGGAAGGAACTGCTGAAAGATCGTTTTCAAACCGAGTCGTATCTGCAATTGCGCACTGCCTTGAAGAAAGAATATGCCGCACATCGCGTCTTTCCGCCCATGGATCTAATCTTTCATGCACTGGAACTGACCGCTTATAAAGACACAAAAGTCCTCATTCTAGGCCAGGACCCTTATCACGGAGAAAACCAGGCCCACGGCCTTTGTTTTTCCGTCAATCCAACGGTGGATATTCCTCCATCCCTGCGAAACATCTACACGGAGCTGGAGTCGGACCTGGGCTGCAACCGGCCAAATCACGGTTTTTTGGAAAAATGGGCAAGGCAGGGAGTCCTGATGCTCAATGCCGTACTGACGGTCCGAGCCGGCCAGGCCGCTTCCCACCGGAATATTGGATGGCAAGCTTTCACGGATCATATCATCCACCTGCTCAACCAAAAAGAGGAACCCATGGTCTTCATCCTTTGGGGCCGGTACGCCCAAAGCAAAAAAGAAGCCATCACCAACCCCAGGCATTTGATCCTGGAATCCCCCCATCCCAGTCCCCTGTCTGCTTCCCGGGGTTTTTTCGGCAGCAGGCCCTTTTCCAAAACCAACCAGTTTCTTAAGGACAACGGCATGGAACCCATCGACTGGCAAATCGAACCTGTTGTGGAACTATGA
- a CDS encoding fructose-1,6-bisphosphatase, giving the protein MNLFTEPELFEKKEYLELLSEKFGNIPYATSEVVNLKAILNLPKGTEHFLTDIHGEYVAFNHVMRNASGVVKRKIKDVLGKTLSASEITELAILIYYPEEKLQYIKKREPDLANWYKVTIYRLIQVCRDASSKYTRSKVRKALPKEFAYMMEELLHEDEDRFNKRDYYNKIIDTIVELERADKFIIQISAVIQRLTIDHLHILGDVYDRGPGPHYIMDTLMNHHSVDFQWGNHDILWMGAAAGDRACIANAVRICLRYANMDILEDGYGVNMLPLATFAMRTYREDDCKKFMPKLSEKELLSDNDRNMLAKMHKAISMIQFKLEHQIVMENPDFGMENRLLLDKINYENHTIQIDGTIYPLNTTHFPTVDPQTPWMLTEDEQHVMDRLQTSFLTAEKLQTHIRFLYAKGSIYLKYNGNLLFHASIPMNEDGTFKEVTLYGETASGKALMTKMDQWAREAYFSKSRRSCGTAFLWYLWCHEDSPLFGKDKMATFERYFVDDKGPHKERYTPYFTLVNEESTAIRVLQEFGLDPKENHIINGHVPVKTTSGESPIKANGRLLVIDGGFAKAYQSTTGIAGYTLIYNSYGLQLASHEPFESVEKAINDGVDIRSTISVIEKVLERKRVENTDIGEKLKKQIYYLEMLIQAYRKGIVKEKQ; this is encoded by the coding sequence ATGAATCTTTTCACCGAACCGGAATTGTTTGAAAAAAAAGAGTACCTGGAACTGCTTTCAGAAAAATTTGGAAACATTCCCTACGCCACGTCTGAAGTGGTCAACCTGAAAGCCATTTTGAACCTGCCCAAGGGAACGGAACACTTCCTGACGGACATTCACGGGGAATACGTGGCCTTCAACCACGTCATGCGAAATGCCTCCGGCGTGGTCAAGCGAAAGATCAAGGATGTGCTGGGCAAGACCCTGTCTGCCAGCGAGATTACGGAACTGGCCATTCTCATTTACTATCCGGAAGAAAAGCTCCAGTATATCAAAAAGCGGGAACCGGATCTTGCCAACTGGTACAAGGTGACCATTTACCGGCTGATCCAGGTCTGCCGGGACGCTTCCTCCAAATACACCCGATCCAAAGTCCGAAAAGCATTGCCCAAGGAATTCGCCTACATGATGGAGGAACTGCTCCATGAAGACGAAGACCGGTTCAACAAGCGGGACTATTACAACAAGATCATCGACACCATTGTAGAACTGGAACGGGCCGACAAGTTCATCATCCAGATCTCTGCCGTGATCCAGCGGTTGACCATCGACCATCTCCACATCCTTGGTGACGTCTACGACCGGGGACCGGGACCCCATTACATCATGGACACCCTGATGAACCATCACTCCGTGGACTTCCAGTGGGGAAACCACGACATCCTCTGGATGGGCGCTGCAGCCGGCGACAGGGCTTGCATCGCCAACGCCGTCCGCATTTGCCTGCGCTACGCCAACATGGACATCCTGGAAGACGGTTACGGCGTCAACATGCTCCCCCTTGCCACTTTTGCCATGCGGACCTATCGGGAAGACGATTGCAAAAAATTCATGCCCAAGCTGTCGGAAAAGGAACTCCTCTCCGACAACGACCGGAACATGCTGGCAAAAATGCACAAAGCCATCTCCATGATCCAATTCAAGCTGGAGCATCAGATCGTCATGGAAAACCCCGATTTCGGCATGGAAAACCGGCTCTTGCTGGACAAGATCAATTACGAAAACCACACCATCCAGATCGACGGAACGATCTATCCCTTGAACACCACGCATTTCCCCACGGTGGACCCGCAGACCCCCTGGATGCTGACGGAAGACGAACAGCACGTCATGGACCGACTGCAGACGTCCTTTCTAACGGCGGAAAAACTGCAGACCCACATTCGCTTTCTATACGCCAAAGGAAGCATTTATTTGAAATACAATGGAAATCTTCTCTTCCACGCCTCCATTCCCATGAATGAAGACGGCACCTTCAAGGAAGTCACCCTCTACGGGGAAACCGCATCGGGAAAAGCCCTGATGACCAAAATGGACCAATGGGCCAGAGAAGCCTACTTCAGCAAGTCCAGGCGAAGCTGCGGCACCGCCTTTCTCTGGTACCTGTGGTGTCACGAAGATTCCCCCTTGTTTGGAAAAGACAAGATGGCTACCTTCGAACGGTATTTCGTAGACGACAAGGGACCCCACAAGGAGCGCTACACTCCCTATTTCACCCTGGTCAACGAAGAATCCACCGCCATACGGGTACTCCAGGAATTCGGATTGGACCCGAAAGAGAACCACATCATCAACGGCCACGTCCCCGTCAAAACCACCTCTGGAGAATCTCCCATCAAGGCCAACGGCAGGCTTCTGGTCATAGACGGAGGTTTTGCCAAAGCCTACCAGAGCACGACGGGGATCGCCGGATATACCCTGATCTACAATTCCTACGGCCTCCAGCTGGCCAGCCACGAGCCCTTCGAATCCGTGGAAAAAGCCATCAACGACGGCGTGGACATCCGCTCCACCATCAGCGTCATTGAAAAGGTATTGGAGCGAAAACGGGTGGAAAACACCGACATCGGAGAAAAGTTGAAAAAACAGATCTACTATCTGGAGATGCTGATCCAGGCTTACCGAAAAGGCATCGTCAAGGAAAAACAATGA
- a CDS encoding DUF6320 domain-containing protein codes for MAYCPKCGVKVDHGGKDCPLCDFPIPVVEEEVEEQTHPFPTPENVYPKEFKVIKKRIFKNIAVFLLLAVVVMYFQNILLQGTLTWARYSVAATFFLLAYIAVFLNFIPNPYFFVTASALITLGFLFTMDWIGGELNWFWSLGLPLVAGIFLLSLIGVFAYRHLKRKPLILAGVFMMLAGLYFIVVEGAVTGYFFGKIHLFWSYIGGIPLSALGLSMLYFHYYFPQSMKEQIKRRFHT; via the coding sequence ATGGCCTATTGTCCAAAATGCGGCGTTAAGGTAGATCACGGAGGGAAGGACTGTCCCTTGTGCGATTTTCCCATACCGGTGGTAGAGGAAGAGGTTGAAGAACAAACCCATCCCTTTCCCACACCGGAAAATGTATATCCGAAAGAATTCAAGGTCATCAAGAAGCGGATCTTCAAAAACATTGCCGTCTTTCTTTTGCTGGCTGTTGTGGTCATGTACTTTCAAAACATCCTGCTTCAGGGGACCTTGACCTGGGCCCGGTACAGCGTGGCGGCCACTTTCTTTCTGCTGGCCTACATTGCCGTATTTTTGAATTTCATACCCAATCCCTATTTCTTTGTGACGGCGTCCGCCCTGATCACCTTAGGGTTTTTATTTACCATGGACTGGATCGGCGGAGAATTGAACTGGTTTTGGTCCCTGGGCCTGCCTCTGGTGGCGGGGATATTCCTTTTGAGCCTGATCGGCGTGTTCGCCTATCGCCATTTAAAGCGAAAACCCCTGATCCTGGCCGGCGTTTTCATGATGTTGGCGGGACTTTACTTTATCGTAGTGGAAGGAGCCGTAACTGGATATTTTTTCGGAAAGATCCATCTCTTTTGGTCCTACATCGGAGGGATCCCTTTAAGCGCCCTTGGACTTTCCATGTTGTACTTCCACTATTATTTTCCCCAAAGCATGAAAGAACAGATCAAGCGACGGTTTCATACCTAA
- the gshAB gene encoding bifunctional glutamate--cysteine ligase GshA/glutathione synthetase GshB, translating into MLRWTWKDGGNEMRVNIKALELSTQLVVEEAWRRGVDVEILDEESNFIRLRKGDRVQILRQATKTALDSYIAAQIMENKEVTKLLLREGGIRVPQGIRIHDVEEGLERFEEFKTTSVVVKPLSTNFGVGVVVFQPLETEEEFKEALEYAFLFDETVMVEEYIPGKEYRFLVMGDEVVAVLHREPANVVGDGASTVQQLVAAKNEDPLRGSGYVTPLEKIKLGEVEAAFLKKQSFTFDSILPQGQKVYLRENSNISTGGDSLDFTDKVHPGYKELALRCAKLVGAAITGADVMIQDTTAPPSRDNYGVIELNFNPAIHMHNHPYIGENRGVEKKLLDLLGF; encoded by the coding sequence GTGTTAAGATGGACTTGGAAGGATGGTGGAAATGAGATGAGGGTGAACATCAAGGCATTGGAACTATCGACCCAGCTGGTCGTGGAAGAAGCATGGCGGCGAGGGGTGGACGTGGAAATACTGGATGAGGAAAGCAACTTCATTCGACTCCGAAAAGGAGATCGGGTACAGATCCTTCGGCAGGCAACAAAGACGGCACTGGACAGCTACATTGCCGCTCAGATCATGGAAAACAAGGAAGTCACCAAGCTGCTTCTACGGGAAGGCGGAATCCGTGTTCCCCAGGGGATCCGCATCCACGATGTGGAAGAAGGTCTGGAGCGATTTGAAGAATTCAAGACTACCAGTGTAGTGGTAAAACCATTATCCACTAATTTTGGCGTGGGGGTGGTGGTATTTCAACCCCTGGAAACGGAAGAGGAGTTCAAGGAAGCTCTGGAATACGCCTTTTTGTTTGACGAGACCGTCATGGTGGAAGAATACATCCCCGGCAAAGAATATCGTTTTCTGGTCATGGGGGATGAAGTGGTGGCGGTCCTCCACCGGGAACCGGCCAACGTTGTCGGAGACGGAGCGTCCACCGTACAGCAGCTGGTGGCGGCAAAAAACGAAGATCCTCTTCGGGGTTCCGGGTATGTGACGCCTTTGGAAAAAATAAAGCTGGGCGAGGTGGAAGCTGCTTTCTTGAAAAAACAGTCCTTCACCTTTGATTCCATACTGCCTCAGGGACAAAAGGTCTACCTGCGGGAAAATTCCAACATCAGCACTGGGGGAGACAGTCTGGATTTTACGGACAAGGTCCATCCCGGATATAAGGAATTGGCCCTTCGATGCGCAAAGCTGGTAGGTGCCGCCATTACGGGAGCAGATGTGATGATCCAGGATACGACGGCCCCTCCAAGCAGGGACAACTACGGCGTCATTGAACTGAATTTCAATCCGGCCATCCATATGCACAATCATCCATACATCGGTGAAAATCGGGGCGTGGAGAAAAAACTGCTGGATCTGCTGGGATTTTAA
- a CDS encoding DEAD/DEAH box helicase encodes MEKMKFEEIPQISDEIKKAVEDMGFEEMTPIQQLSIPLVYQGLDIVGQAQTGTGKTAAFGIPTIDAIDADDKRTQALILCPTRELALQVSEEISKLAKYKRGIKVLPVFGGQSIDRQIQGLKRGAQIVIGTPGRIMDHLRRRTLKIDQLNKFILDEADEMLNMGFREDIETILESVEHEKQTLLFSATMPKAILEIINTYQNDPQIVKVEHKELTTPNVEQFYLETKEKDKMEVMTRLIDVYNPNLAIIFCNTKRKVDDVTELLQTRGYSADKIHGDMKQMVRSNVIAKFKRGDIDILIATDVAARGLDIDDVAIVLNYDMPSHEEYYVHRIGRTGRAGRTGTAFTMVTPRDYNLLKSVMNYTKKKIKRHPIPSIGEIETVKTDAFVEKIKSKIQQGGLERYIKILESLLETEDYQAIEVAAALIKEELELPEKDNVDMRGFKKDNLPTSKGSKRGRSKEPMAKLFINVGKNHQIRPGDVVGSIAGETGVSGSSIGSIDIFDDYTYVEIPEEYADQVLEIMSKNTIKGTKINIERAKAVRKTNVRGKRGSQDRFPKRGRDKRS; translated from the coding sequence ATGGAAAAAATGAAGTTTGAAGAAATACCCCAAATCAGCGACGAGATCAAAAAAGCCGTCGAGGATATGGGTTTTGAAGAGATGACCCCGATACAGCAATTGTCGATCCCATTGGTATACCAAGGACTGGATATCGTTGGGCAAGCCCAGACCGGCACGGGAAAAACCGCTGCATTCGGGATTCCAACCATCGATGCCATCGATGCCGATGACAAGAGAACACAGGCATTGATCCTTTGCCCCACCCGGGAATTGGCCCTGCAGGTATCTGAAGAGATATCAAAACTGGCAAAGTACAAACGTGGGATCAAAGTTCTGCCCGTCTTTGGAGGACAGTCCATCGACCGTCAGATCCAGGGACTGAAACGAGGCGCACAGATCGTCATCGGAACGCCGGGACGGATCATGGACCACTTGAGAAGACGAACCCTTAAAATAGACCAGCTAAACAAATTCATCCTGGATGAAGCCGACGAAATGCTGAACATGGGCTTTCGGGAAGACATCGAGACCATACTGGAAAGCGTGGAGCACGAGAAGCAGACACTGCTCTTTTCCGCCACCATGCCAAAGGCCATCCTGGAGATCATCAACACCTACCAGAACGATCCACAAATCGTGAAGGTGGAGCACAAGGAATTGACCACCCCCAATGTGGAGCAGTTCTATCTGGAAACCAAGGAAAAGGACAAGATGGAGGTCATGACCCGGTTGATCGACGTCTACAACCCCAATCTGGCCATCATCTTCTGCAACACCAAACGGAAAGTGGATGATGTGACGGAACTTCTCCAAACCAGGGGATACAGCGCCGACAAGATCCACGGCGACATGAAGCAAATGGTTCGATCCAACGTCATCGCCAAGTTCAAGCGGGGAGACATCGACATCCTCATTGCCACGGACGTGGCGGCACGGGGGCTGGACATCGACGATGTGGCCATTGTCTTGAATTACGACATGCCAAGCCACGAAGAGTACTACGTCCACCGGATCGGAAGAACGGGTCGTGCAGGTCGTACGGGAACCGCGTTCACCATGGTGACGCCACGAGACTACAACCTGCTCAAAAGCGTCATGAACTACACCAAAAAGAAGATCAAGCGCCATCCCATCCCAAGCATTGGAGAGATCGAGACGGTAAAAACCGATGCATTTGTTGAAAAGATCAAGAGCAAGATCCAACAAGGCGGGCTGGAGCGATACATAAAGATCCTGGAAAGCTTGCTGGAAACAGAAGATTACCAGGCCATCGAGGTAGCGGCAGCACTTATCAAGGAAGAACTGGAACTGCCGGAAAAAGACAATGTGGATATGAGAGGCTTCAAAAAAGACAATCTGCCCACGTCAAAAGGATCAAAGAGGGGCAGAAGCAAGGAGCCCATGGCCAAGTTGTTCATCAATGTGGGCAAAAACCATCAGATCCGACCTGGTGACGTGGTGGGATCCATTGCGGGAGAAACCGGGGTCAGCGGCAGCAGCATCGGAAGCATCGACATTTTCGACGACTACACTTACGTGGAGATCCCGGAAGAGTATGCCGACCAAGTCTTGGAGATCATGAGCAAGAACACCATCAAGGGAACCAAGATCAACATTGAACGGGCCAAGGCGGTCCGAAAGACCAATGTTCGAGGAAAACGAGGAAGTCAGGATCGTTTCCCGAAAAGAGGAAGAGATAAAAGAAGTTGA
- a CDS encoding HAD family hydrolase, which yields MDIKGVIFDMDGVIVDSEPLHFESDRRTMAEVGVDLIFEDMKPYIGTPDRQTYGALKQKHGLTETVEDLLEKQKKHKEAVFKEVSMKPMEGLMELMDHLKGQGFKIGLASSSKKKFIRHVLDQLQITSWFDAVVSGEDPKRGKPEPDIFLMAAAWMGCEPEACIVIEDSTHGIQAARQANMFVYGLYNPNSGEQDLSRAHMIVSSLGEILIHLKTNSLDV from the coding sequence GTGGATATAAAAGGAGTCATTTTTGACATGGACGGGGTCATCGTGGACAGCGAACCCCTTCACTTTGAAAGCGATCGACGGACCATGGCGGAAGTGGGGGTCGATCTGATCTTTGAAGACATGAAACCCTACATCGGTACGCCGGACCGGCAAACCTATGGAGCATTAAAGCAAAAACACGGGTTGACGGAAACGGTGGAGGATCTGTTGGAAAAACAGAAAAAGCACAAGGAGGCGGTCTTCAAGGAAGTGTCCATGAAACCCATGGAGGGTCTTATGGAACTGATGGATCACTTGAAGGGACAGGGCTTCAAGATCGGACTGGCTTCTTCCTCCAAGAAGAAATTCATCCGTCATGTATTGGACCAGCTTCAGATCACATCCTGGTTCGATGCCGTGGTCAGCGGCGAAGATCCCAAACGAGGCAAGCCGGAACCGGATATATTTCTGATGGCGGCGGCATGGATGGGATGCGAACCGGAAGCCTGCATTGTCATCGAGGATTCCACCCACGGCATCCAGGCTGCACGGCAGGCCAATATGTTTGTTTACGGACTGTACAACCCCAATTCGGGAGAGCAGGATCTGTCCCGGGCTCATATGATCGTAAGCTCCCTTGGAGAGATCTTGATCCACCTAAAGACGAATTCGTTGGACGTTTAA
- a CDS encoding universal stress protein → MFKRVIVATDLSPTSDGLVRCLDQLKPFNTKECLLLQCLSVQETASIAIGTTATVLEKALQRQKTWLEEYGFSVDTRVVSGQIKSEINQIAQKEKYGLIVTGSKKQSAASEVFFKGLPYDLALHSKVPVLLVRLEETAAGITCQKPFSDPEETSLLFPTDFSKNANVAFERLMDMVSDGITRITLMHVQNKSRMKPEMVARLEEFNKQDQEKLDLLRQQLLDKGAKDVEILIKFGEPSEEILLVAESIQPQLIVMGSQGRGFVREMLLGSVSRRITRSANTSVLLVPARG, encoded by the coding sequence ATGTTTAAAAGAGTGATCGTAGCAACAGACCTATCCCCAACATCCGACGGCCTGGTCCGCTGTCTGGACCAGTTGAAGCCGTTCAACACGAAAGAATGCCTGCTGCTGCAATGCCTGAGCGTTCAGGAAACGGCATCCATCGCCATCGGAACCACGGCCACCGTGTTGGAAAAAGCATTGCAAAGGCAGAAAACCTGGCTGGAGGAATACGGATTTTCGGTAGATACCAGAGTCGTTTCCGGGCAGATCAAAAGTGAGATCAACCAGATCGCCCAAAAGGAAAAATATGGCCTCATCGTTACCGGTTCCAAAAAACAATCCGCCGCCAGTGAAGTCTTCTTCAAGGGATTGCCCTACGATCTGGCCCTCCACTCCAAGGTTCCGGTCCTGCTGGTTCGACTGGAAGAGACGGCAGCCGGGATCACTTGCCAGAAACCCTTTTCCGATCCCGAAGAAACTTCCCTGCTCTTCCCAACGGATTTTTCAAAAAATGCCAACGTGGCCTTTGAACGCCTGATGGATATGGTATCCGACGGCATCACCCGCATCACCCTGATGCATGTCCAAAACAAGTCCCGTATGAAACCCGAAATGGTGGCCCGCCTGGAAGAATTCAACAAACAGGACCAGGAGAAGCTGGACCTACTGCGGCAGCAGCTGCTGGACAAGGGAGCGAAGGACGTGGAGATCCTGATCAAATTCGGAGAACCCTCCGAGGAGATCCTGTTGGTGGCAGAGTCGATCCAACCCCAGTTGATCGTCATGGGCAGCCAGGGCCGCGGCTTCGTCCGGGAAATGCTCCTTGGAAGCGTTAGCCGGCGCATCACCAGAAGCGCCAATACCTCCGTCTTGCTGGTTCCGGCAAGAGGTTGA